A window from uncultured Desulfobacter sp. encodes these proteins:
- a CDS encoding aldehyde dehydrogenase family protein, whose amino-acid sequence MSGAFNTEVKQILDALGIKPVNSGATIGGSNGWLNTKGKELVSYSPINGKPIASVLMAERQDYDAVMAKAQAAFNSFRMMPAPRRGEIVRRIGDALGDNKEALGALIALEVGKIRAEGEGEVQEMIDIAYFATGLSRQLYGLTMHSERPAHRMYEQWHPLGIVGLITSFNFPAAPWSWNSLIASVCGDAIVFKPSSKTPLTSIAIQNIIAPIVDEYSVEGIFNMVIGSRDDVGEPMLHDPRIPLISATGSTAMGKHVGQVVGGRLGRSLLELGGNNAIIVTEDADMDMAVRATLFGAVGTAGQRCTSTRRIIIHASVKETFVNNLVKAYKQVTVGNPLDKNTLMGPLIDESAVLAMEAALKAVKASGGKVLCGGERITVPGCEGGHYILPAVAEVKNDFPIVQSETFAPLLYIIEYKSFEQALELHNDVPQGLSSSIFTTALQYQEGFLAHSGSDCGIANVNLGTSGAEIGGAFGGEKETGGGRESGSDAWKVYMRRQTNTINWGKELPLAQGIEFNID is encoded by the coding sequence ATGAGCGGCGCATTTAATACAGAAGTCAAACAAATTCTTGATGCCCTTGGAATTAAGCCTGTCAATTCCGGCGCCACCATCGGCGGCAGTAACGGATGGCTTAACACAAAGGGAAAAGAGCTCGTTTCCTATTCCCCCATCAACGGCAAGCCCATTGCCTCTGTTTTGATGGCGGAAAGGCAGGATTATGATGCGGTGATGGCCAAAGCCCAGGCTGCATTTAACTCTTTTCGTATGATGCCCGCTCCCCGGCGCGGCGAGATCGTTCGCAGGATTGGTGATGCGCTGGGGGATAATAAAGAGGCTTTGGGGGCTCTGATTGCCCTTGAGGTCGGTAAAATCCGGGCCGAAGGCGAGGGTGAGGTCCAGGAGATGATTGATATTGCCTATTTTGCCACGGGCCTGAGCCGGCAGCTGTATGGCCTGACCATGCATTCGGAACGGCCTGCACACCGGATGTACGAACAATGGCACCCCCTGGGGATTGTCGGACTGATCACCTCGTTTAACTTTCCGGCTGCCCCATGGTCCTGGAACAGTTTGATTGCCTCTGTCTGTGGTGATGCAATTGTGTTCAAGCCTAGCTCAAAGACGCCTTTGACCAGTATTGCCATCCAGAACATCATTGCGCCGATTGTTGATGAATACAGTGTTGAGGGGATTTTCAACATGGTCATCGGTTCCCGGGATGATGTGGGCGAACCCATGCTCCATGACCCGCGTATCCCGCTGATTTCCGCCACGGGCTCCACGGCCATGGGAAAACATGTGGGCCAGGTGGTGGGCGGCCGTTTGGGACGCTCTTTGCTGGAACTTGGCGGCAACAATGCCATCATTGTCACCGAAGACGCTGACATGGACATGGCTGTCCGGGCCACCTTGTTCGGTGCCGTGGGTACGGCAGGCCAGCGCTGTACCTCCACCCGTAGAATTATCATCCACGCGTCGGTGAAAGAGACCTTTGTAAACAACCTGGTCAAAGCCTACAAACAGGTTACGGTGGGTAATCCGCTGGACAAAAACACACTCATGGGGCCGCTGATTGACGAAAGCGCCGTCCTTGCCATGGAAGCGGCTTTGAAGGCCGTAAAGGCTTCCGGCGGAAAGGTGCTGTGCGGCGGAGAACGGATTACCGTACCAGGCTGTGAAGGCGGCCATTATATTTTGCCTGCGGTGGCGGAAGTAAAAAATGATTTCCCCATTGTCCAGAGTGAAACCTTTGCACCTCTTTTATACATCATTGAATACAAATCCTTTGAACAGGCCCTTGAACTGCACAATGACGTGCCCCAGGGTCTCTCCTCTTCAATTTTTACAACCGCCTTGCAGTATCAGGAGGGTTTTTTGGCACACAGCGGCTCTGACTGCGGCATTGCCAATGTGAACCTGGGCACCTCGGGTGCTGAAATCGGCGGTGCATTCGGCGGTGAAAAAGAGACCGGCGGCGGACGTGAATCCGGGTCTGATGCGTGGAAAGTGTACATGAGGCGTCAGACCAACACCATAAACTGGGGCAAGGAACTGCCGTTGGCCCAGGGTATTGAATTTAACATTGACTGA
- a CDS encoding SPFH domain-containing protein: MLPIKFYRADSSTYVIKTANGKVIRKGKGLSFFYNPATTSIAAVPVNTQGAPFIFNLKTADFQDIRIQGRLNFRIADPDKTAEVMNFNLNRAAKDYAGEDPLNLNEQVIRSLQSVVQTKIQAMPLKQALFINQELFCQVEAELKANPSLGTMGVEILDLSIAAITPSPETAKALEAKQREEILKQADDAIYARRKCAVEQERTIQEAELATKLFVQQKEQQIEADRIAKEREILRAKAATAKARIQAKIDEENQNKEYVVIRTENKKQESDADAYAISAKMKAYKELSADYIKALAMSQMNPEQIMALAFESFAQNASKIGELNIGQETFGRMLRKEMNNGR; this comes from the coding sequence ATGTTACCCATTAAATTTTACCGGGCCGATTCATCCACGTACGTGATCAAAACAGCCAACGGCAAAGTGATCCGCAAAGGCAAAGGGTTAAGTTTCTTTTATAATCCGGCCACCACATCCATTGCCGCCGTCCCTGTAAATACCCAGGGGGCACCGTTTATTTTTAACCTTAAAACAGCGGATTTCCAGGACATCCGTATCCAGGGACGGCTTAACTTTCGGATTGCTGATCCGGATAAAACCGCCGAGGTCATGAACTTTAACTTAAACAGGGCGGCAAAAGATTACGCCGGTGAAGATCCGCTCAACCTCAATGAACAGGTAATCCGGAGCCTGCAATCCGTGGTGCAAACAAAGATCCAGGCCATGCCCTTGAAACAGGCTTTATTCATTAACCAGGAGCTGTTCTGTCAAGTTGAAGCAGAGCTTAAGGCAAACCCGAGCCTGGGTACCATGGGAGTGGAAATCCTCGATCTGTCCATAGCAGCCATTACCCCCTCACCGGAAACCGCAAAGGCGCTGGAGGCCAAACAACGAGAAGAAATTCTCAAGCAGGCGGACGATGCCATCTACGCCCGGCGCAAATGCGCCGTGGAACAGGAGCGGACCATCCAGGAGGCTGAGCTTGCCACCAAACTTTTTGTTCAGCAAAAAGAACAGCAGATCGAAGCGGACAGGATAGCAAAGGAACGCGAAATTCTGCGGGCCAAGGCCGCCACGGCCAAAGCGCGTATCCAGGCAAAAATCGACGAGGAAAACCAGAACAAGGAATATGTGGTTATCCGAACGGAAAATAAAAAGCAGGAATCCGACGCGGACGCCTATGCCATTTCCGCTAAGATGAAAGCCTACAAAGAGTTATCCGCGGACTACATCAAGGCCCTGGCCATGAGCCAGATGAATCCCGAACAGATCATGGCCCTGGCCTTTGAATCCTTTGCCCAGAATGCATCAAAAATAGGCGAACTCAACATCGGCCAGGAGACCTTTGGCCGGATGCTGCGCAAGGAGATGAACAATGGCAGATGA
- a CDS encoding NUDIX domain-containing protein has translation MDEKTYLEQYDRSGFDTPLISVDPVLFTYHEQCLKVLLVQRSNHPERGKWGLPGGFIDPVADKTLEHTVARKLKEKTGVVPPYIEQLCTMGNDVRDKRGWSVTVCYTALIAHQNCTISVDTVSDAGWINIEDVPARHLAFDHAAIIDAARERLRQKALYSIVPAYGLPDKFTLPQLQQLHELLIGRQIQKKSFRRRIEKADLLVDTGEKLLQGGRPAALYRLKKEAGEFTFLRNLSS, from the coding sequence ATGGACGAGAAAACCTATCTTGAACAGTATGACAGAAGCGGATTTGACACACCCCTGATCAGTGTGGATCCTGTGCTTTTTACCTATCATGAACAGTGCCTGAAGGTGCTTTTGGTGCAGCGTTCAAACCATCCGGAGCGTGGAAAATGGGGGCTTCCCGGCGGGTTTATTGATCCTGTTGCGGATAAAACCCTGGAACATACCGTGGCAAGGAAATTAAAGGAAAAAACAGGTGTGGTGCCCCCGTATATTGAGCAGTTGTGCACCATGGGCAATGATGTCCGGGATAAGCGCGGCTGGTCCGTAACTGTCTGCTACACGGCGCTCATTGCCCACCAGAACTGCACAATCTCTGTGGATACCGTTTCCGATGCCGGGTGGATCAATATTGAAGATGTGCCGGCGCGTCACCTGGCATTTGACCACGCCGCCATTATTGACGCCGCCCGGGAGCGGTTGCGGCAGAAGGCCCTTTATTCCATTGTTCCGGCCTATGGACTGCCCGATAAATTTACCCTGCCGCAGCTGCAGCAGCTGCATGAACTGCTCATCGGTAGGCAGATTCAGAAAAAATCCTTCAGGCGCCGCATTGAAAAGGCAGACCTGCTGGTGGACACAGGCGAAAAGCTGTTGCAGGGCGGTCGTCCGGCGGCCTTGTATCGGTTAAAAAAAGAGGCCGGCGAATTTACTTTTCTGCGTAATCTTTCGTCCTGA
- a CDS encoding sigma-54 dependent transcriptional regulator: MFRVLIVDDDPNICLFFETLLENMDCETYTAKRVDEAKALSRQNAYDLILLDLELPDGNGLDILPDLVALPSAPEIIIITGTGDAKGAEIAFKNGAWDFVQKPFRLDDVCLPIQRALYYRKEKLSSPELIILKRSKIIGESPALKRCLDEVGKAASTDAGVLVTGETGTGKELFAKAIHENSRRASKPFVAVDCASLTESLIESTLFGHEKGAFTGAVFKQDGLIIQADGGTLMLDEVGDLPLSIQKALLRTLQERSVRRLGGKNEIKVDIRLISATNLDLDQLVKENLFREDFLYRIRAMEIHLPPLRDRVSDIEEIVLKKVHELSNRYNLEPKAISKQLLDALMSNPWPGNIRELLNVLEYILASAGSDATLVPKHLPPNYRVSSLTFECPAVQKDTPSMVDEVLDNDADFPSLNRCREQLEKNYLARLMEKAGGDRKAACRLSGVSQARLYALLNKYNLPGFGFYQS; encoded by the coding sequence ATGTTTCGTGTACTGATTGTTGATGATGATCCGAATATCTGCCTGTTTTTTGAAACGCTTCTTGAAAACATGGATTGTGAAACATATACGGCAAAACGGGTGGATGAAGCAAAGGCATTGAGCCGGCAAAATGCCTATGACCTTATTTTGCTTGATCTTGAACTGCCCGACGGCAACGGGCTTGATATCCTGCCGGACCTTGTAGCCCTACCTTCTGCCCCGGAGATCATCATCATTACGGGAACCGGCGATGCCAAGGGCGCTGAGATTGCATTTAAAAACGGTGCCTGGGATTTTGTGCAGAAACCATTTCGCCTTGATGATGTCTGCCTTCCCATTCAACGGGCCCTGTATTACCGAAAGGAGAAGCTTTCCTCTCCCGAATTGATCATTTTGAAACGGTCAAAAATTATCGGCGAGTCTCCTGCCCTGAAAAGATGCCTGGATGAAGTGGGCAAAGCCGCCTCGACCGATGCCGGCGTTCTGGTTACAGGAGAAACCGGAACCGGTAAAGAGCTCTTTGCCAAAGCGATTCATGAAAACAGCAGGCGGGCGTCAAAGCCGTTTGTGGCGGTTGACTGCGCCTCGCTCACCGAGTCCCTGATTGAAAGTACCCTGTTCGGCCATGAAAAGGGTGCCTTTACCGGTGCCGTATTTAAACAGGACGGTTTGATTATCCAGGCGGACGGCGGGACGCTGATGCTTGACGAAGTCGGCGATTTGCCGTTGTCAATCCAGAAAGCTTTATTACGGACCCTCCAGGAGCGATCTGTTCGCCGCCTTGGTGGGAAAAACGAGATAAAAGTGGATATCCGCCTGATATCCGCCACAAATCTTGACCTTGATCAACTGGTCAAAGAGAATCTTTTCCGGGAAGATTTTCTGTATCGCATAAGGGCCATGGAAATTCATCTGCCGCCCCTACGTGACAGGGTAAGCGATATCGAAGAGATTGTTTTAAAAAAGGTGCATGAGCTTTCAAACAGATATAACCTTGAACCTAAAGCCATATCCAAACAGTTGCTTGACGCATTGATGTCAAATCCCTGGCCCGGCAATATCAGGGAACTGCTCAATGTTCTGGAGTACATCCTGGCGTCGGCCGGAAGCGATGCAACCCTGGTGCCCAAACACCTGCCGCCCAATTACAGGGTTTCCTCGTTAACCTTTGAGTGTCCTGCCGTCCAAAAGGATACGCCGTCAATGGTCGACGAGGTCCTGGACAACGATGCCGACTTTCCTTCCCTGAATAGGTGCCGGGAGCAGCTGGAGAAAAATTATCTGGCCCGATTAATGGAAAAAGCCGGAGGCGACAGAAAAGCCGCCTGCCGGTTATCCGGCGTCTCCCAGGCCCGGTTATACGCGTTGCTCAATAAGTATAATCTTCCCGGATTTGGTTTCTATCAAAGCTGA
- a CDS encoding PAS domain S-box protein, with amino-acid sequence MIKKISNYHRILITVYITHLIFILTLFWGFIPKGFITICVTVLIFTILVSVYITKLVFRIEQQHRRDAAEKKLDELRFKKLLELSSMGEASIDTLAEFALAQACKLTRSEFGCLGFLNENQAEPTIYLWPKQSENKGQTGEGELTCNMNDAGLWAEIERSGRVLVINDYENYSSLSKQKFFRGDVKINRVLRAPAFNGDNIVAWISVGNKREDYNDSDIRQLHLMMDGMWKILQGKKAQIQLKNSEARYRLLADNATDTIWTMQYPDLKMRYISPSIQSLLGYTPEAFLGLELKDYLTENSLKRMLVIIAEELEETRGDETESKGLKGAELELIKKDGSTIWIEISAGFLKNDQGEPDEILGISRDISDRKRADDALQRATELMREAGRIAKVGAWSIDVASQAIVWSDEMNAIHERQASSPPTFNDVTRFIAPEWREKILNIYNRCVGDGQSLDEEFEIITATGHRRWVRATGEAIRDDTGKIIRAIGALQDISDRIQADEERENLEQHLVQARKMEAIGVLAGGIAHDFNNILSGLMGFTDLAIHEAKDNETLKRYLNQVTSASLRARDLVRHILTFSRKAEVEKQPIIINPVLKESLKFMRASLPSSIEIQRDLRLEQGRVFGDATQIYQILMGLFTNAAHAMKDHGGVLEIVLDRVKLDDAQTGFLGKISAGEFIELVISDTGCGIHKKYLDRIFEPFFTTKPRGEGTGMGLATVYGIVKEMGGVISVYSEVGVGTTFRLLLPEYDQARPVQIDINTELKKGQGKILVVDDEEAIAESSCEILKILGYSTVMETDSLKAVEHVKNNPEHYDLVLTDMTMPHLDGFGLAKQIKKINPDISIVLATGFSHSLTKEKCRDAGIENMVMKPMTAGELSSVVEKAINKDH; translated from the coding sequence ATGATAAAAAAAATATCCAACTATCATCGGATCCTCATTACCGTATATATCACCCACCTTATTTTTATTCTGACGCTGTTTTGGGGTTTTATCCCCAAAGGATTTATAACGATCTGCGTTACGGTTCTTATTTTTACGATTCTTGTCTCTGTTTACATCACAAAATTGGTCTTCCGCATTGAACAGCAGCACAGGCGGGATGCAGCAGAGAAAAAGCTGGATGAGCTGCGTTTCAAAAAACTGCTTGAGCTCAGTTCTATGGGCGAGGCATCCATTGATACCCTGGCAGAATTTGCGTTGGCCCAAGCCTGTAAATTAACCCGAAGCGAATTTGGGTGTCTGGGGTTTTTAAATGAAAACCAGGCCGAGCCGACCATCTACCTTTGGCCCAAACAATCGGAGAACAAGGGCCAAACCGGCGAAGGGGAATTGACCTGTAACATGAACGACGCCGGCCTTTGGGCTGAAATTGAAAGATCCGGCCGTGTATTGGTGATTAACGATTATGAAAATTATTCCTCCCTTTCCAAACAAAAATTTTTCCGGGGCGATGTCAAAATTAATCGGGTGTTACGTGCCCCCGCTTTTAACGGCGATAATATTGTGGCATGGATCAGTGTGGGAAATAAACGAGAGGACTATAACGATTCGGATATTCGTCAACTGCATTTGATGATGGATGGGATGTGGAAAATACTGCAGGGGAAAAAAGCGCAAATCCAATTAAAAAACAGCGAAGCGCGATATCGGCTGCTTGCGGACAATGCCACGGATACAATTTGGACCATGCAATATCCGGATTTGAAAATGCGCTATATCAGTCCGTCAATTCAATCTCTTTTGGGGTATACTCCCGAGGCGTTTCTGGGATTGGAACTAAAGGATTATCTGACTGAAAATTCATTAAAACGGATGCTTGTCATTATCGCAGAAGAACTTGAGGAGACCCGTGGCGACGAAACTGAATCAAAGGGGTTAAAGGGTGCCGAACTGGAGTTGATTAAAAAAGACGGCTCAACCATCTGGATAGAAATATCGGCCGGATTTTTGAAAAATGACCAGGGAGAACCTGACGAAATATTAGGGATATCCAGGGATATCTCGGATCGTAAACGAGCCGATGACGCATTACAACGGGCTACGGAACTGATGCGCGAGGCTGGGCGAATTGCAAAGGTCGGGGCCTGGAGCATTGATGTTGCAAGCCAGGCAATCGTATGGTCGGATGAAATGAATGCCATCCATGAAAGGCAGGCCTCTTCTCCCCCGACGTTTAATGACGTGACCCGTTTTATTGCCCCCGAATGGCGGGAAAAAATTTTGAACATCTATAATCGATGTGTAGGTGACGGCCAAAGCCTTGACGAAGAGTTCGAAATCATCACGGCCACAGGACACCGCCGGTGGGTTCGAGCCACCGGAGAAGCCATAAGGGACGATACCGGAAAAATCATTCGGGCCATCGGGGCGCTTCAGGATATTTCAGACCGGATACAGGCGGATGAAGAGAGAGAAAATCTAGAGCAGCACCTTGTCCAGGCAAGAAAAATGGAGGCCATTGGGGTACTGGCCGGCGGCATTGCCCATGATTTTAATAATATTCTTTCCGGTCTGATGGGCTTTACCGATCTGGCAATTCATGAAGCAAAGGATAACGAAACGCTTAAACGGTATCTGAACCAGGTCACATCCGCCAGTCTGAGGGCCAGGGATCTGGTTCGACATATCCTGACGTTCAGCAGAAAAGCTGAGGTTGAAAAGCAACCGATTATCATTAATCCTGTTCTCAAAGAGTCATTAAAATTTATGCGTGCCTCGTTGCCGTCCAGCATTGAGATTCAGCGTGATTTAAGGCTTGAACAGGGGCGGGTCTTTGGTGATGCAACACAGATATATCAGATACTTATGGGGCTTTTTACCAACGCCGCTCACGCAATGAAAGATCACGGTGGGGTTCTGGAGATCGTTTTGGACCGTGTTAAACTTGACGACGCCCAGACCGGATTTTTGGGGAAGATTTCTGCCGGGGAATTTATTGAACTGGTTATCTCGGATACCGGATGCGGGATACATAAAAAATATCTTGACCGGATTTTTGAACCCTTTTTTACGACAAAACCCCGTGGGGAAGGGACAGGGATGGGACTTGCCACCGTATACGGCATCGTAAAAGAGATGGGCGGAGTGATATCGGTTTACAGTGAGGTCGGGGTTGGCACAACGTTCAGACTGTTATTGCCGGAATATGATCAGGCTAGGCCGGTTCAAATTGACATCAATACGGAACTGAAAAAAGGCCAGGGAAAGATCCTGGTGGTTGATGATGAAGAGGCCATTGCCGAAAGTTCCTGTGAAATTTTGAAAATATTAGGGTATTCAACTGTTATGGAAACAGACAGTCTCAAGGCTGTTGAACATGTGAAAAATAACCCGGAACATTATGATCTGGTCTTGACCGATATGACCATGCCCCATCTGGACGGGTTTGGGTTGGCAAAACAGATCAAAAAGATCAATCCGGATATATCCATTGTTCTGGCCACAGGTTTCAGCCACAGTCTGACAAAAGAAAAATGCAGGGATGCCGGTATTGAGAATATGGTGATGAAGCCAATGACAGCGGGGGAGTTGTCATCTGTTGTTGAAAAGGCAATTAATAAAGACCATTAA
- a CDS encoding LysR family transcriptional regulator, with the protein MDLYHLKTFFFLAKEKNFTQAAQRLFVTQSAVSHAIKKLESSMDTPLFTRQGKTMDLTPAGLILFRSCEKIFYEIEKADQEISSYRKKALVTIRIGSTVEFGASILINHIKPFLETHPEIHLDFYLSPNLETPLIRDEVDLIIDCVAHELPSIERIYLFQEQYITIAAPEFIEAHEISGIDDLARVNILSSDKQLVWWRNFIAAIPADKRACLKNVVQINHIRGIINAAMSGLGIGFVPKYTVIKELEEKRLVDPFPQIQPNADHFNIFIKKEKLEYVKNKALINYLTRIKPSEFGVG; encoded by the coding sequence ATGGACCTTTATCATCTGAAAACCTTCTTCTTCCTGGCCAAGGAAAAAAACTTTACCCAGGCAGCCCAGCGGCTTTTCGTAACCCAGTCCGCCGTCAGCCATGCCATTAAAAAACTGGAAAGCTCCATGGACACACCGTTGTTTACCCGCCAGGGAAAAACCATGGACCTGACCCCCGCCGGCCTTATTTTGTTCCGGTCCTGTGAAAAAATATTTTATGAAATCGAAAAAGCGGACCAAGAGATATCCAGCTATCGAAAAAAGGCCCTGGTGACCATCCGTATCGGCTCCACGGTTGAGTTCGGGGCATCCATTCTGATCAATCATATCAAACCCTTTCTGGAGACCCATCCGGAAATTCACCTGGATTTTTATCTCTCCCCGAACCTTGAAACGCCACTGATTCGGGACGAGGTGGATCTGATCATTGATTGCGTTGCCCATGAGCTGCCCTCCATTGAACGCATTTACCTGTTCCAGGAGCAGTACATCACCATTGCCGCCCCGGAATTTATCGAGGCCCACGAGATTTCGGGCATTGACGATCTGGCCCGGGTAAATATTTTATCCAGCGACAAACAACTGGTCTGGTGGCGCAATTTCATCGCCGCTATCCCGGCAGACAAACGCGCCTGTCTTAAAAACGTCGTACAGATCAATCACATCCGGGGAATCATCAACGCAGCCATGTCCGGTCTAGGCATCGGATTTGTGCCGAAATACACGGTGATCAAAGAGCTTGAAGAAAAACGTCTTGTGGATCCGTTCCCTCAGATCCAGCCCAACGCAGACCATTTCAACATCTTCATCAAAAAGGAAAAACTGGAATATGTAAAAAATAAGGCTCTTATTAACTACCTGACCCGGATCAAGCCCAGTGAGTTCGGGGTGGGATAG